Within Anopheles ziemanni chromosome 2, idAnoZiCoDA_A2_x.2, whole genome shotgun sequence, the genomic segment CAAGACCGAGGAGTGCTTTTGCAGCGAGTGTAATCTGATCAGATTTTGGTTTGGATGACTTTCATTCTTCATTCGTCCTTGGATCCATCGTTTATTACGGTATCAGGCGTTTGATTAATTAGCTTAGTCTTTAGGTGTGATTTAGTTTTCGAATTTGATTAGTCtgtttttacgttctttgctGGAACGTGCTTCGGGTGGATGTCAGTTAAGCTGCTATCTTTTTCCGTTCTGAGGAGTGTTTTACCTCTTGTGACTACTTGAAGGGTCAGATGCGGATTAAGCGTTCTAGAGATCTTGAAAACATGCAATGCTTTCACcattcaattatttatttcaaaattttaaacattttaatttggaGTAAACTACACATTTTTAAGGAGTCAAATtaacatgaaattaaaattttcctcaatgtttttcattcgcaACGTTTTCGTTGCCAAAAACCTGGTTTTCAAAACCTTATTTCAGGCGAAACCATCAATAATTTTAACAGAATATCGTGTTCCGCTTTTATCGTTTTCTTCGAAACATATTGCATAGtactttatgtttttattttttaattcagTATTTTTTTAGTCAATTCAAAATTACACAAtcttgaaatgtttaaaaagaaaaaaagtaaaaaaaaatgttaaggaAAATTACTACATTTGAAAAGGTGCAGGacattacttttgctaatccaTGTCCATTATCCTTCAACTATTCTGAGAATATTTCTCCTCTTTAATAAAATCCTTAAACGGAACTCTTTAATTCTTGTTAGTGCATCAATCATATATTTTTACCCCAAAAAAACGGCACCTTTTCTGTATCAAAACAACAATTCGGATAAGTTGAATAATTCGCATAATTTCACATTctttgtttactttcatttaaacaaaaattcacaAACTAATCACGCATTTGTTAAAACAAGCAACTtagttgcaaaataaaagaaataattccattattaaaattaaaaaaagtggGCCAAAAGGACGGGGTCGTTGCAAGATCGGGACCCCAAGCAAttgcttagtttgcttacctTACAATGGCAGGATGGTATTCACGGCATTCGAAATAACGATTTCGAGCATGGTGTGTTCTCAAATGGAACCATATCGAAACggtatttttcctttaaaatatTAACATTTTCAGGTACCTTTAACGAGCGGACTGAGATTGAGATTCAATTGCGTCCCATTTTTCCCCAGTGCATTCCACCGGGAGCGACGGTGCTCCGCCGATGATTGGATGAAATATTAATATTGCATCATGCCAATACTCGGTTTGTGTGCGGCAACATTACACGCCCGATAAGATAGTAAAGACACCAGAGCGTACCCCTCTTTCTACCTTTTGGGAGCCACACGTTTTCCAAGCCGATACCGCGGAGGGAAAATCGAAAGCATACTAACACGAACCCGAACACCATGAGCGGGAAAACTTTGATTCgaaccatcgtcgtcgtggtccGTACGGTTCCCCGTCAATTTGTTGAGCAGAAGTCAAGGTTTTTCCCACTATGTTTCCACATCTACCCAGCATCAAGCTCTCTGGGGCGTTCGGAACAAAGTTTCGATACACGGCGCTGAAAGCCGTACTTGATGCACATTTCCTTCCGGCATGGttcgaaatcaaatcaaatcacgGCACCGAACGCGGGTGGATGCATTGCTGTGGGAAAACTTTCGGGAGAAGTGCATTTTGGGATGTAGGGAGCTTAGGAAGTtaggcacaaaaaaaaaggcgtaACTTATCGAAGTGTCGACATTCGAGCTCATTCGTTCGGAAGGGAATGGATGTTTTATCCGACCGAAGTGTAGTACCTtcccgagtgtgtgtgttttttcaccCCAACGACGAGGGAAAACGACACGTGAAGGACGTGAACGTAAGAGCCTTTTTATTCTgcacttaacaaaaaaaaaaaaagccgtcATCATGCAGACACTTTTCGCTTCCAGCACTGAACGCAAATATTGTGTTATCTCCCTGTATCAATATTGAACAGTGTCGACTGTTGACATTACATTTCTCCGACTGTTGGGCCAGAGAACACGTTCTCCTGGGACGGCCGGGGGAACGGGTCAAGTGTTATTCACAGTTTAatttttgtccttttttttctctccctctctctttgcATGTCGCCAACATTAGATCCGATCGTGCCATGCGGAACCCGATCGAGGAGGGTAAGGTGAAGTCGTTCAGCAGAAGCAAAGGGCACGGTTTCATTACCCCGAACGCCGGCGGGGACGACATTTTCGTACACATCTCCGAGTAAGTGTGGCcactttccgtttcgtttgtcCAGCTCCTGCGCTGgtgcattatttattttaccaaaacTGTATATTCTCTCTTCCTTCGCCTCTTCGCGCATTCCCAGCATCGAGGGAGAGTATGTGCCACTGCCGGGCGATGAGGTCAGCTATCGGCTCTGCTCGATCCCGCCCAAGTACGAGAAGGTGCAGGCCATCCACGTGCAGATCACGCACCTGACGCCGGAGAAGCACTCCCGCTGGGAGACGAGCATAGGGCACGAGCTGCATTAGGATCGGTGGACCGGTGAGCCGGAACCGGATCAGCATCACCTCCACCAACATCATCAcgctcagcagcaacagcagcaccagcagcagcagcagcatgtgGTGAAGGGTGGGAAGCATGATTCACGCCGGTGGCCCGATATATCGTTCGATTTTGCGTAGGAAGCCAACGGAGTCGGAATCGGAGTCGGTGTCGGAGCAGACAAAAAGTATATGCGCTGGTAAAGTAGTGGGTTGGGCATttgggaaacgaaacgaaaaacacgaACTTCACTTAAAACCCGTCGACACGGGTTCAGTATTTTGCAATGCTAGATAGTGTTGGCGAACGGAACCGATGGAGGTAGGAGAAAggttatgtttattttcccgTGTAATTATAACTATTGCTCTGTTGATACAAACGCAAACAATATTTCTGAATCATATTGCTTCTCGTCGGTCGTCCCTTTCGGGGATGGTTAGATTATTACATGCGTTTCCGTTCGATCGTTCTAGTAGCGGTAAATTTATTGCAACCGGACAAGCACACCACAGACAGACCAACGGGAGAAGAAAGCGAGGATCGATGAAAACTGCGAAGAAGCGTAATGAGAATGTTTGGTAAAGCTTAATAAAACACAGGGAATTACCAGAGCCCCCTTTCGCCGGCGGAGCGTTGGTGATTTAATGCAAGACGTAGTGTCGTCACACCGGCTGCCATTTGTGTTGATCGAAGCGAAAACTAGAGGATGCGCTTCAGTCAGACAGCGAGCGGCAAgcacgtgctgctgctgctacagctgcttaaaacaacaacacgaaTAATGAAAGAAAGTCCGCACTAAATGGTAGAAAATGGTGCCACCATTAGGAAGAGGTTGCGCGCAATAGATAAGGAAGGATAATGAAACGATGCTTTTGTCGTCCCGGGCGGAAGGAAAGAACTTAACGCTAGCGAAAAATATCCCACCCACAagcttttttcccccttgccACCTCTCCTGATGACGACTGACGCGCTAACGGCGTTCAGGTTTGCTTGCGTTCATTTCTAATTGCTCACTGCTTCGCTGCtcgctgcagcagcaacagcaataaTGGGtgaagaaaggaaataaagcacacacatacactcattGAGTCGTTATTTAGGTCAGAAAACTTCCTAATGAAAGTTATCTCTCCTCGTAGTTTCTCGGCGGTGGGGGACAATCGCTTGTGGGGTTCGGAAGAAACGGTTCAACGGATCACGCCAAAAAATGTGTGTGCACCGGTGGATAATCCATTTATCtgtacaacgaaaaattagTGACCGAATTGAGGggggtgaaaagaaaagagtCACAGCACCATCCCCTCCAAACCATTAGACGTTCGATTTAATCAATAATCAATTGAGATGTTTCCGCTTTTTTCGGCTGGATGATTGGCGAGATGGAATGTTTATGTTATGCCGGCTTTTTTTCACTGGAGTTAAAAATCTGGATAATTGAGCGACAAAAGTAGATCGCAAACACGCAATACAGCCAACGAGCGCAAATGCCACTCAACTGACACAATTTGTATCGATTTAAGGATAATGGAACCTCCCGCCCTTCTCTAAAAAAGGACTtgcgaatttttatttttctctactAGGAGCAATCTGTcgggacagaaaaaaaagcgaaaagctAAAAGTTATCGTTACACACGGAAAACGACCGAACGAACCAGGAGCAAAGTGCAGCGTCACGTATTGGAGGTGTGTGCCTGTATTTGTACGACATTTTTGAAGTAATTTTtcgagaaaacaaaagcattTTGGGAAAGCATATTCTGGTGGCGGGGGTGGGCCATATTAGAGCATAGTGTAGAGCCAGCTTGGTTTCCGCAAACCCCGTTAATGATGGTAATGATCCAACGCGTACGCGCTCAGACCTGCTGCTGCGGTCTTCTGCGAGGTTAAAATTGGCGTAAATTTCCAAtagaaatatatatacaaaTTTATTGTAATAGAAAACCTGTCCAACCCGGTGGTGAAGAAGCAAGCAGaatcggagaaaaaaaatttcgCCAGAAGAGACGCCTCCGGTCGTTGTTGGGGATTCGTCCAGCTCAGTTTCATGTGTGCGTGCCTATGTATGAATGTATGTCCTTCTATATGTATAGCTGTCGCGTGTGGATTATAAACGGCACAGCGCCGTGCGGGGCATACTCCAAAAGGGAGGGCAGAGGGATTGTACCAGAGACCGTCCAAGGAATACGGTTTTTAGCCCCCATCCACATGCACCCCGGGGAGGAAACAACAAGAAACTCCAGAAACCGTGGGTGGTGTGATAAAAACCAGCACACACCCTGCCATCGCACGGGAGAGCATGGCCTTTACCACGCCACTTATTGGATGAGAATTGAACGATTGGACGGGCGCACACACGCGGGTAGGAAGATGTGTGGAAGCTGTTAGTAATAGGATCCGTCGAGTTGGTCTACGacacaaggaaaaaaaagggaacaccTACGCCGATCCACCCGAACCACCTCCTCCCTCCCTGTTAAACAATGTTAATGATAGAAGCAAACAGCACAAGCAAAATTTACCTCATTGAAGCAGGATtactaaaaaaaagcaaaggaaaTAACAGCACACCCACACCCAAGCCCCAGAGAGTCGTGgtaaggataaaaaaaaaccttccatcAAAAAATCCCCacataaaagcaaaagatCGATTACAATGTTGGgcgttcgttttcttttgaaacCTTTGGCATCATCTAAACCGGGCTAAAGGCGGCAAACCAACGTGAGagcgagagggagagagaaagagtgggtttaaaacataataataataataataatcgtaATACTTATTACAATATTCCCAAGCAAAGAACAACCTCCACCATGCTCCAAAATACACCAATCTATGAAGTAAGTAGTAATAAACAGTAAGCACTTGGCACCAACAACAACTCCCGTGTACCCTAAGTAAGATTAAGAACATCGCTCGTCGTTTAAATAACCGTCGAATGGAACGCACGTGGACCAACACAAAAGCAACGCAAAAAGGGACgaaaaggagagagagaaagtatACAAGGATCCGGCCCTTCCCCACACACGCAATCCAACATTTAGTTGTTACTTTGTGCGCTTGGGTATTGAATTTTCCAGCATTCGTCCAAAAACACGTCCCAAGCTCGATGGTTCCCGAGCGGACGGTTCGAGGTATGATTTAATAATGTTTGGATGGGTATTTTTATAATCGACGGACGACGGGAGGAAAAACTCGACACTCGATACGACGACCCCACGGATTCTTCacaaaagaaaagatgaaaacgCACAAAAACGAGTATCTTCTTGTCCTGGGTCGTGTCTTCTCCCAAGATGTATCAGTTTAGTTAATTTTCGAGCGCTGTCGGAAGGACACGTTCCGGTCGGCTAGAAACAGGTCGTTTATTTGCTTCGAtcgtaataaaaacaaaatcctctCGCTTGTTTAAGGAGCGAAGAGGAATAATTGCATAATGTGTCCGGAGTTTTTTTACGTTCGTTCAcgcggttttcctttttaaaagCTCCTTCTTCAGTTGCCGGTGTTCCGGTGCTTTTGTCCATCGCGTTTAGCGATCGTGGCGAAAATTTGATATCGGTTAATTATATTTTCGAAAGCATGATCGATTTTTCCTCGTACCGTCTTTTCCGAGCAACCGGTCAGAGGGacaaaaccgaaggaaaaagtaatttttccaGCTAAGGCAACCCCGGCCCGAACGACCGGACCCGTTCGTGATCGTCCGTGTGGGCGGGAGAAAATCTATTCAGTATTCTTTTGATTGGCATCCTTATTTCATTAGACCCGGACATCATTCGAGTATCTTTCGGACGTTTTCGTGTATACACGCTAAGTTAGTTTATCGTCTGAATTTCATTCTTGCCTTTAcctttaataaaatataaaaaaacatataaggTACGATTGTTCGGCTTATGGCCATTGGGAATCCATCCATCAACCCGGGCTCAGTCTTATCCtggcaaaagaaaacgaacattAACAGTgtgagaaaaaagggaaaactcaaAAAGAAAGCACACCCAACACAGGCCCTCATGAATGTTCTCTGTCTGTTGAGTTCGCATAATGCATAAATGTATCAGTGTTGGAAACATCCGGAACACGTGCAGGACTTCAACGTGGCGCTCGGGTGCAAACTTCCGGTCCCGCAAACAGGATGCGTTGTTGTTTAGGCAAAAGGCaagcaaaatgcaaacgaaACCGCCCGCGATTCGTGATGAAAGAGCAGTTTATGAAGAGCGTACAAGAATTGTCCGCATGGGTTTCAAATAAAACGACCCCAGAAACCGGTATGTCAAAATTCGTTACATGTTTTAACTTTGTGTTACGTGTTGCCAATGATTGAAGTACGTCCGAAAAGTTTTGTATACGGTGTGTAAAGATGGATATTTAATTGAACAGGTATTGGAGAGAAGGATTTTCCCCGTTTATTTACAGAAAATAAGGATATCTCTTCCGGTTCTTTTCGAGTGACAAGCTGTCCAACGCCTTCTGTATTTAGTACCTGTAAGTTAAAGCCCCGTACCAAATaaaagtgaaatgtttcatttcgttgCCATGGTAATATGAGCTCACAAATGTTAGTTCCAACCACAGGAAACGTTAAGTAAAAGCCTACTCAGTAAGGAGTATGCCTTTCGCCGTCAAAAGTTTAAACTTAATCTACCTAATCCCGTTATGCTTTATCTATTTACGTTTCCACCGCTTAGGCGGCCGGATTTAATGGTAGCACAATTGCCTCAACTTTTCCACTTCCGGCGCCGACGAAAATCGGGAGACCCGAGGTTGAAAACTCGTCCGGCATTGATTGGTATCAACGGGTGGTGATGTAATTAATCTCAGGAACTGGTGCCCTCCCCccggagggaaagaaaactcgGTCAAATATTTACGAAACCCCCTCATAATAATCTCTGTTTGCTACACGTTGGCAAGAGTCGGTGAACGCTGAAGAGTGAACAGGCTGAGATACCTTGTTTCATTGTTGCTTTTAGCGTTACGGAATGGGCAGAAGTTTCCCGTCATCATTAGCCTGATAAGATGCGAATGGAAAAGCGAACACTGATACACTAGACGAGTAAACATTTTATCGGGTCAGAATGGCTTCACAAAATCATTAATCAacggtttgtttcttttttaaaatacatcCAACAACGTTGTGTCGATTTTCCATGGAATTAATTAAGTCTTTtcgaaatataaaacaatcCTGAAAATTGCATTACCCTCCAAGAACCGACCATtgactcgtttttttttcggccgGACAGTTTTTCCTACTCCCAAGCAAAACTAATACACCCGACGGTGGTAAATATTTATCCATCAAACACACCGGACGCAATCCTCGCAGCGTGCCCAGCCCAGTTCGAATGAAGTGAGGGTTCCGTTTTACTATTTCTTCGTCCCGCCACGTTTTTTATTTGGGCCCCGAGGCGCAAATGGCGCAGGAAAATGGACGAGCCATGTCGGGCTAAGGAACGACGTTGTCCGGCAACAATTACGCCTGAGGGAAGTTgggaaagcgggaaaatgCGAGGAAAAAAGTTGTGTCGCTAGTTTGATGCAAACATGGGCCGGTTAGATGAGAAGGATGTTGTCTAGCGTAACTACTAACACCCGTCCGTTAGCGACTCTTTCGAAAGTCAGCTTAGTCACGTTGTGATCGTGCATCAATCGTTGAGCCTGAAAGTTAGTACTTTAGctttgtttaacatttttaaatgcaagtaaaataaatttattaagcTCCCCATCATACATAGTACAAATTAATCATCTTTCAAATGATCCAACGAGAAAACCAATGATTTTTCACCTTTAACTATCGTTTTCTGTGTCGTTAGCGTCGCAGGAAAATGGTTCCATAAATATTGACCGTAACGATTTCCACTGACCGCCGGGTCACGCATGAAAACGAATCACTTAAACGCTCGCCCCCCCCCGGAGAACCATCTGAGGCTAAGCACGTTTCGATCCCAGAATGTCTCGTCGTCTGGTATGCCAGGGAATCGAGTGCATCGGATGCACGTGGGCACGTTTTGCTTCGCTTCCCTGTCCGAGCCGAGCCGTGGTGGTCCAATGGCCAATTGAAAGTGTAAATAAGTGGTGATTGAATAACAATCATCTCTTAGTCGCAGTGTCTTGCCCGTGGTCGAGAAATCGTGCCGGAAAATTGAtgagagagggaaagagaacgGCCAATATAAATAGATTATGCTCGGAAAAGTGTCCTGTGAAGCGCCTGGACAGGAGaatggattttcttttcaatgtgTCTATCCCCTCGGAGGGAAACATTGTACGACTTGGGCGCTTGTTTCGTCCATTCTTTGTTACATTTAAatgtgtgctgtttttttttaaaagaattttccCACTAAAAGTGAACGAAAGCTTTGTTCACTTTCTTTGCATTACGAGTAACGAGCAAATTATGGTTTTTTTACCCTTAGACAATCCTTTCAAGCTACTTTTTAATAAGTTTTCTTTGTGAAGTTTAACGATGGTCCTCGTCGACTCATTTCCCTTTCTCTACTCTTCCTCTCTTTTCCATTaaagaataattttacattttcaatgtGTACGGAAATATATTAAATTTAGATTAGGATTTAAAAATGATGATTTTCCCAACAGTGCttcgcacaaaaaaaaagttgatagTTGACCTTCATATCAGATCCATTCATATCTAACCATTCCGACCGAACTTCTGAAAAGATAACCAGAACTAAAGTTTCGATGAATAGCATAGAATCAAGACCGGCGAGACCACAAAAATAATGTCCCATGTCAACGCGCGGCCGGCACGAACCACCCATTTTTCATTTGGTCGAAGCTTTGATGAAACTAACATTTCCGCTGACCTTCTCTCGAAAGCGTTCGATGGAGTGGAGTGCGATGATTAATTTCCCGTCACCGGCAGGAACCTCTGGGAGCTGTGACCACCGAAGCACACAGCGGAACTATTTATACCGGtaggaaagtttttcccttgTCGTCGCTCGAGGGGCAAAATGGGTGAAAATGAATTTCAAACACTAATCGAATTGGAACTCGGTTGCCCCCGTGACGACCCATATGACGTTGAAATGATTGCCAGGCTTGATGGGTAACGTTTCTTTACTGAACTTTTATTCTGTCGTGCCATGGTTAATGCGATACTGAACGGAgaataataatattattttagattatcaaacatatctttcttATGGGTTCAAAATGTGTTCCAGAACGTAGACTTTATTGGTTATGTGCTGCTTAAATAACATTCGTTCCAGTTCTCCACATCGAAACTGAATACGATTTGTTTAGATCGGTGTGGGCAGATTGCGCACGACCGCCTTCAGGACGTCCTCCGTCTTGAAGCACCAGTTGGCGATGTCCTTGCTGACCTTGCACCACTCTTCGCCGTGCTTTGGTTCGGCCGCGTTGCACCGTTCGATCAGttccttctgctgctgctcggtACCGTGTTGTAGTTCGAACTTGTAAAAGTTGGCCCAAGCGTCACCAAAATCTGGATCAATTTTTATCTACCACGGGAAGAGGGTgatggagaggaaaaacatatggtcAGTTAATTGATTAAAGTTTATAGTTTAATGGGTAACGTACCGTCCTGTTGAACCAATCGCGACATTTCTGTAGCTTTCGCTCACTCCAAAACAGCTTTGAAACGGCCAGCAGTACGTGTGGGTCGTGCTCGCACTTTTTGAGGGCATCAACCTATAcagtggaataaaaataatggccatttttaaacattttttatgcaaaGGAAACTCTCTATCGATTGTTGGCATTAGTCGTCCCAGAGCAAAGCATCGAAACATACCGATTTTGTCTTCCTTTGCGGTCTCGCCTCGAGGAAGATCGACTCCGCCCAAAGTTCACCGGCGTTCGGACAATCTTGTATCGCACGGGCCATCAGCGTATGGGCCATATCCTTCATACCGGCCCGTATCTCGATCCGGATTGCCGCCAGCCAGAGGAAAGGATTTTTCGCATTCTTCAACCGTCCCCGCTCGAGCACGGAACGCGCTTTGGTAAGAAGGTTTCGCTTCTCCTCAAGCGCCGCCAGCAACAGCCAAAGGGGAATAGAATTCGGGCAGCGCTTCAATCCGGCATTGTACGATTCGGCCGCCTTTTCTAGCAGCGCCTTCTGCTCCTCGATCTGCCCCTTCATCATCCACAGTTTGGCAAAGTCGGGGAACACTTTAACCGCGTCGTCGAGGAGCTTCAGTGCCTCCTCCAGATTGTCGAGGGCCCACTCGAGCTTGGCCGATTTCATCATGACACGCGGTGTCGGTGCGGATGCTCGTGCCTTCGCCAGCAGACGGCGGGCGCGTTCGTATTCGGCATTTTCCGACTCCAACTTAACCGCCGCCAACCAGATGTCTTCGGAGTTCGGGTTGGCCTGGAACGCAAGTGAAAGGATGCCACGGGCGGCGGGAACGTCACCGGCCAACCACTTCGACTTGGCTCCCATAAGCCAGAGCACTTCCGACTGCGGACAGTGGGCGACGGCCTTCTGCAGCAACGCCTCGAGGCTCTCGCGTGTACCGTGATTCTTCTCGAAATATGCTGCCCGCAACCAGATGCTCTTCTTTGACGGGAACTCACTCAACGCGTAGCCGTACACGGCACGGGCGCACTCGTACGCACCCTCCTTGGCGCAGTTTTCCGCGTCATCGATCCACGTCTGCTTGCGATCTTCCTCGTCGATGCCGATCGCGATCACGGCCCGTACGATCGCTTGGCAGCACTTGATGGCGCCCGATTTTTCCGCCTCGACCGCCTCCTGAAGCCACTGGTCGCGGTTAATTTCGACCCCGTTTGCGCTCAACGACGAGAGAGCACGATCGATGATCTTCTCCACCATGTGAATGTTCCCGTTCGCTTCCTCCAGCTTGGCGGCGGTCGTCCAAATCTGTCGATCGGTCGGGATCTTCTCGCGGGCCTTATTGAGCACCTTTCGTGCATTTTCGTACGTTTCCAGGCGGGCCAGGGCCAACCAAAGCTCCACGCTGGTGCCACAGCACTCCACGGCACGGGAGAGTAAAATTTTCGCATCCTCCGGGTTCTCCATCTCTACCGCCGCCTTCCACAGGCGCACCGAGTTGGGAATGTGCTCGAGAGCCTTGCGGAACACACGTCTTTTCGCTTTCGGTTCCGTCTCGAGATCGGCCGCCTTGATCCAGATACGTACCGACGTCGGGATGCGTCGGGCCGCCTGAGCGATCACTCCCTTGGCCGTATCGGGTGGCTGAAGTCGGGCCGCCTCGAGCCACAAGTCCTCGCTTTGCGGGTTTTGTTCACAGCCACGCATAATCAGATTGCGTGCCATTTGAAGCTTGCCCGTGACCTCCTCCAAACGGGCCGAAGCGATCCAGGCCGGTGGATGGTACGGATTCGTTTCACGTACACTTTTCAGCAGCATGCGTGCCTTTTTGATGTCGTTAATATCCCCACCGTAGGTAGGGATCATACTCTGCAGGTCGGTCAGGTAGCCCTTCGGATCGACCACGGTTTGGCCGGCGACGGAATCGGACACCTGCGACAGTTTCACGTTCATGAGCGTATTTCGGGCCTGTCCGATCTTGCGCAGATCCAAATCGCCGCTCGGTGTCAACATGCCCGGCGTGGCCACGCCCGGTATCATCGAGGCCAATCCGGAACGTCCATCGATCGCGGACTGTGCCTCACCACCGAGATTACGCGATAACACACTGTCCGGTAGTGGGGTAAACTTTTCGGCCCTCGGATTGCGCTGCTTCTTGTTGCGACTGTCGCCCACCTCCGGCAGGTTGGCCCACTCGTCCTCCGAAACGGCGATCAAGTTTCGCTTCAGGTCAGAAAACTGCTGTT encodes:
- the LOC131289000 gene encoding cold shock domain-containing protein CG9705, with the protein product MSSSIQITADDKPATGIITPTKTPAGPPLSSIPSSPSHLQLPSPIITRRTRTASTSDRAMRNPIEEGKVKSFSRSKGHGFITPNAGGDDIFVHISDIEGEYVPLPGDEVSYRLCSIPPKYEKVQAIHVQITHLTPEKHSRWETSIGHELH
- the LOC131288834 gene encoding pre-mRNA-processing factor 6, whose translation is MAHIPAASLGNKNKKHFLGVPAPLGYVAGVGRGATGFTTRSDIGPARDANDVSDDRHAPPAAKRKKKEEEEEDDEDLNDSNYDEFSGYSGSLFSKDPYDKDDAEADAIYESIDKRMDEKRKEYREKRLKEDLERYRQERPKIQQQFSDLKRNLIAVSEDEWANLPEVGDSRNKKQRNPRAEKFTPLPDSVLSRNLGGEAQSAIDGRSGLASMIPGVATPGMLTPSGDLDLRKIGQARNTLMNVKLSQVSDSVAGQTVVDPKGYLTDLQSMIPTYGGDINDIKKARMLLKSVRETNPYHPPAWIASARLEEVTGKLQMARNLIMRGCEQNPQSEDLWLEAARLQPPDTAKGVIAQAARRIPTSVRIWIKAADLETEPKAKRRVFRKALEHIPNSVRLWKAAVEMENPEDAKILLSRAVECCGTSVELWLALARLETYENARKVLNKAREKIPTDRQIWTTAAKLEEANGNIHMVEKIIDRALSSLSANGVEINRDQWLQEAVEAEKSGAIKCCQAIVRAVIAIGIDEEDRKQTWIDDAENCAKEGAYECARAVYGYALSEFPSKKSIWLRAAYFEKNHGTRESLEALLQKAVAHCPQSEVLWLMGAKSKWLAGDVPAARGILSLAFQANPNSEDIWLAAVKLESENAEYERARRLLAKARASAPTPRVMMKSAKLEWALDNLEEALKLLDDAVKVFPDFAKLWMMKGQIEEQKALLEKAAESYNAGLKRCPNSIPLWLLLAALEEKRNLLTKARSVLERGRLKNAKNPFLWLAAIRIEIRAGMKDMAHTLMARAIQDCPNAGELWAESIFLEARPQRKTKSVDALKKCEHDPHVLLAVSKLFWSERKLQKCRDWFNRTIKIDPDFGDAWANFYKFELQHGTEQQQKELIERCNAAEPKHGEEWCKVSKDIANWCFKTEDVLKAVVRNLPTPI